The DNA region CGGCGGCCTTGTCCATCCACTGGTCGAGGTTCCGCAGGGTCTTGGCAAACAGCCGGATGGCATCGTCGTGAGTCATGGAAGGCCCCTTTTCTGAATGCCCGACGATAGCCGACGGCGCGCACTCAGGCGAGGCCCCCGGGTGATCCGGACCGCGCTGGGCATCGACGCCCGGGGGATTGAGGCGAATGCGACGCCATGACTGAAACGGTAGGATGCGAACCAGCTCACCGCGCGGCGCGAGTCATCGGCATCGATGTGCTCGATGGGCAGGATCGCCCGCTGCACCTGCGGTTCGAAGGGCAACGCTTCGTGCGGAAACAGCACGCGTCCGGGCCATCAGGGGAGCGGCGTCACGTAGAACGCCTGGTGATGCTCCCGGAAGCCAAGTTGGATCGGGGTGTAGAAATCGTGGCCGAGCACGTTTCGGCGGAGGCGGACCGTGCCGCGAACTCAGCGACCGACCGACTTGATCAGCTCGATGTCCCGGCGAATCCAGTCGTTGACAATGGTGGCAACGTCGGTTCGCTGCTGCTCTGCGAGCCGACTGAGAAACGCCTCCAACTTCGGCTGGAGGTACACCGGCAGCCTCAGTCTCGCCCCGCGGCGATAGAACTTGCCGCGGACGCCCTTCGAGAAATCGTATTGCTTCTTCATTCTGCTCCCTCGTTGTACTGCTGCATTTCCTGCTTGGTTGCCCGGCGCGCCGAAATGATGCGCACGCGACACCGCGCTGCGTCGAGCGGCGTGAACGTGTGGACGAGCACCAGCACGCTGCCGGCGGCGCCCAGGCCCAACGTCACCCAGCGCTCTTTGTCATTGCTGTGTTCCTCGTCTGGCATCGAAACGGCGCGCGGATCGAGAAATACGGCCGTGGCGCGCCGGAAGGTCACGCCGTGCTTGCGGGCATTCGTCTGCGCCTTGCGTACATCCCAGTCGAAGACATACTCCACGCTGTACGTATACGTGAGCCGCTCGCGGGTTGGCAGGCCACGCGGAGCATCGGGGCCGCGCGATCGTCGATCCAGGCGTCATCGTACCGGCTGCAACAAGGTCTTCGAGGAAACCA from Deltaproteobacteria bacterium includes:
- a CDS encoding BrnT family toxin; amino-acid sequence: MEYVFDWDVRKAQTNARKHGVTFRRATAVFLDPRAVSMPDEEHSNDKERWVTLGLGAAGSVLVLVHTFTPLDAARCRVRIISARRATKQEMQQYNEGAE